CTGGTCATCGCCCCCGGGCGGGACGGGCCGACCTATGGCGAGCTGTTCGGCGAGCGCGAGCTGATGCACCACGCGCTGGTCGCGCGCGTCTTCAGCTTCCGTTACGCCTCGCGGGTCGCGCTCGAGAGCGAGGAGCTCTCGATCCGCCGCCAGGGCCGAGACCCCGAGGGCCATCTCGAACGGGTGCTGGAGGAGCTGGCGCAACGGGAGGTCATCGACACCGGCGTGATCGTGTCTCCCGACGCGCGGTTCTATCCCGTCTCGGTCGACCGGTTCATCCGGGAGATCCTGGACGAGGAGTTCCGGGGCTAGGACTCCGGCGGGCGCGGGTCAGACGATCTTCCGCTCGCGCAGGCTCCTGATCGCTGCCGCGTCGTAGCCCAGCCCCCGGAGTATCTCGTCGGTGTGCTCCCCCAGCATGGGCGCCGGCCGGCGGATCGCGCCGGGCGTGCCGGAGAGTTTGTAAGGGATGCCAAGGATGCGCGTCCGCCCCGCGCGCGGGTGGTCGACCTCGACCACCATCTGGCGCTGGCGTACGTGCGGGTCTGCGAAGACCTGATCGTAGGTCAGAATGGGACCGGCGGGCACTCCGGCCCCCTCCAGGCGTTCGAGCCAGACCGAGGTCGGCGCTGTTGTAAATCGTTCCTCGAGGAGCGCAGCCAGCGCTTTGCGATTCCGGACGCGGAGGGCCGGCGTGGCGAAGCGGGGGTCGTCGACGAGCGTCTCCAGCCCGAGCAGTCCGCAGATCTGCGGCCAGAAGGTCGGGGAGCCGCCGCCCAGGTTGATCCAGCCGTCGGCGGTGCGGAACGCCTGATACGGCGCGTTGGTGCGATGCCCCTGGCCCAGCCGCGGAGGCACCTCACCCGTCGCGAAGTGCGCGGCCGCCTCGTACACCGCCCAAGCGATCGGCGTTTCGAGGAGCGAGGCGTCGATCTGCTGGCCCTGGCCCGTGCGAGCGCGCGCCTGCAGCGCGGCCAGGACGGCGAGGGCCGCGAACATTCCGGCGCCGATGTCGGCGACGGGAACGGGCACCGGCAGTGGCGGGCCGTCCTCCTCGCCGTTGATCGACATCAGCCCCGCCATCCCCTGCGCGATGCGGTCGAACCCCCCGCGCGGGGCATAGGGTCCGGTCTGCCCGAAGCCCGAGATCGAGCAGTAGATGACGCGCGGCGTGTGGGCCCGGACGTCCTCATAGCCGAGACCCAGGCGGGCCGCCGTCCCCGGGCGCCAGTTCTCGACGATCACGTCGGCGCGCTGGGCGAGGCGCCGGGCCAGCGTGCGCCCCTCGGCAGTCTTGAGGTCGATCGTGAGGCTGCGCTTGTTGCGATTGACGATCATGAATGGCGCCGACTCGCCGGCGATGTGCGGGCCCCCGGCGCGGGCCTCGTCGCCCGTCCCGGGGCGCTCCACCTTGATCACGTCGGCACCCAGGTCGCCCAGCAGCATCGTGCAGTAGGGGCCGGCCAGCTGGTTGGTGAGGTCGAGCACGCCGAGGCCGTCGAGGGGCGGGACCGCCATGATGAGAGCGGAGTGTACGCGCCGGCGCCGCGGCCCGTCAAAAGCCGCCGCGGCCTTGACACCCCGCGGGGCCGGATGCTATTCGTGATGGGCTCTTATCCCCCAGGAGGACCACTCATGACACGCAAAGCTTTCGGCGCGCTCCTCGCCGCCGTCGCCGTCTTCGCCACGAGCTTGGGTGCTCACGCGCAGGAGCCGATCCGTATCGGCGCCTCGCTCTCCCTGTCCGGCACCTACTCGGCGCTCGGACAGAACCAGCACCGTGGCTACCAGCTCTGCGCCAAGCACGTGAACGAGAAGGGCGGGGCGCTGGGGCGGAAGATCGAGTTCGTGCTCTACGACGACCAGTCCCAGCCCGCCACCGGCGTGCGCCTCTACGAGAAGCTCGTCACCCAGGACAAGGTCGATGTGGTGATGGGCCCGTACTCGTCCGCCATCACCGAGGCGGTCGCCAACGTCACCGAGAAGTACAAGATGCCGATGGTGGCTCCCATGGCCTCCACGACGTCGATCTTCAAGAAGGGGCGGAAGTTCATCTTCATGGTCCAGTCCCCGGCCGAGGTGTACCTGGAGGGGCTCCTCGACGTGGCGGCCAAGAGGGGCCTCAAGACGGTGGCCATCATCAACGAGGACACCCTCTTCCCCAAGGCGACCGTCCAGGGGACCATCGAGCTGGCCAAGCAGAAGGGGCTCCAGGTCGTTTTCGTCGAGGCCTACCCCAAGGGCCACACCGACTTTTCGGCGATCCTGACCAAGGTCCGCGCGGCGAACCCCGACGTGCTCGGCGCCGCCAGCTACTTCGACGACGCGGTGGCCATCACCCGCCAGATGAGAGAGTTGAACGTGAACCCCAAGATGTACGGGGTGACGGTGGGCGGTGACCTGCCAAAGTTCTACGACCTGCTCGGGAAGAACGCCGAGTTCGTCTACGGCGCCACCCAGTGGGAGCCGGAGCTGCCGTACCCCGGCGCCAAGGAGTTCACCGAGGCCTACAAGCGCGAGTTCCCCGCCGCCGACCTCTCCTACCACTCCGCCGGCGGGTACGCCGGCTGCCAGATCCTGGTGGAGGGGATCAAGCGCGCAGGCTCCCTCGACGGCGAAAAGATTCGGGATGCGATCCTCAAGATGGACCTCAA
This is a stretch of genomic DNA from Candidatus Methylomirabilota bacterium. It encodes these proteins:
- a CDS encoding CoA transferase yields the protein MAVPPLDGLGVLDLTNQLAGPYCTMLLGDLGADVIKVERPGTGDEARAGGPHIAGESAPFMIVNRNKRSLTIDLKTAEGRTLARRLAQRADVIVENWRPGTAARLGLGYEDVRAHTPRVIYCSISGFGQTGPYAPRGGFDRIAQGMAGLMSINGEEDGPPLPVPVPVADIGAGMFAALAVLAALQARARTGQGQQIDASLLETPIAWAVYEAAAHFATGEVPPRLGQGHRTNAPYQAFRTADGWINLGGGSPTFWPQICGLLGLETLVDDPRFATPALRVRNRKALAALLEERFTTAPTSVWLERLEGAGVPAGPILTYDQVFADPHVRQRQMVVEVDHPRAGRTRILGIPYKLSGTPGAIRRPAPMLGEHTDEILRGLGYDAAAIRSLRERKIV
- a CDS encoding amino acid ABC transporter substrate-binding protein, with product MTRKAFGALLAAVAVFATSLGAHAQEPIRIGASLSLSGTYSALGQNQHRGYQLCAKHVNEKGGALGRKIEFVLYDDQSQPATGVRLYEKLVTQDKVDVVMGPYSSAITEAVANVTEKYKMPMVAPMASTTSIFKKGRKFIFMVQSPAEVYLEGLLDVAAKRGLKTVAIINEDTLFPKATVQGTIELAKQKGLQVVFVEAYPKGHTDFSAILTKVRAANPDVLGAASYFDDAVAITRQMRELNVNPKMYGVTVGGDLPKFYDLLGKNAEFVYGATQWEPELPYPGAKEFTEAYKREFPAADLSYHSAGGYAGCQILVEGIKRAGSLDGEKIRDAILKMDLNTVYGGFKVDKDGFQISHKMVMFQWQEGRKVIVWPDELATGKARFPTPPWSQR